In Leptospira ellinghausenii, the following proteins share a genomic window:
- a CDS encoding DUF4442 domain-containing protein: MSWKKRFKIWLYNFYPPYIGAGIRIKKIAKDLTSFEVEMKLSFYNQNYVGVHFGGSLYSMCDPFFMLILLETLGSDYIVWDKIGSMSFIKPGKGKVKARFFIPEEEIQRIKTEIEVKRKGEFHFTTNVLDESNSVVATLDKTIYIRKRGKLPIQNV, from the coding sequence ATCTCTTGGAAAAAAAGATTTAAGATTTGGTTATATAATTTTTATCCGCCTTATATAGGTGCGGGAATACGAATTAAAAAAATAGCAAAGGATTTAACTTCATTTGAAGTGGAAATGAAGTTAAGTTTTTACAATCAAAATTATGTGGGTGTCCATTTTGGTGGTTCTTTGTACTCAATGTGTGATCCTTTTTTTATGTTAATTTTATTGGAAACACTAGGTTCTGATTATATTGTTTGGGATAAAATTGGATCAATGAGCTTTATCAAACCAGGTAAGGGAAAGGTAAAAGCCAGATTTTTTATCCCGGAAGAGGAAATCCAAAGGATCAAAACAGAAATTGAGGTAAAACGAAAAGGAGAATTTCATTTTACCACTAATGTATTGGATGAATCGAATAGTGTAGTTGCTACGCTAGATAAAACAATTTACATTCGGAAACGAGGAAAACTTCCGATTCAAAATGTTTAA
- a CDS encoding 50S ribosomal protein L25/general stress protein Ctc yields MEKITIKAQPRTSTGKGPARRMRVEGLVPANIIGNGEAKSASVVEKEIQRLIDSGIRKATLIDLELDGKSERVFVKEIQRFPHTGQIRHIDFYKVTPGKKIQTTVAIKTSGVAKGSKAGGQFEHLVHEIKVKSTPEDLTDVITVDVSGLDVGMMIKVSELPHPKSWEILVNGDPIVASCNKTKAILAAERAEKAEADAKGKPAAKKAAKK; encoded by the coding sequence ATGGAAAAAATCACTATCAAAGCACAACCAAGAACTTCAACAGGAAAAGGTCCTGCCAGAAGAATGCGTGTGGAAGGTTTAGTACCGGCTAACATCATCGGAAACGGTGAGGCAAAATCGGCAAGTGTTGTCGAAAAAGAAATCCAAAGACTTATCGACTCCGGAATTCGTAAGGCAACTCTCATTGACCTTGAACTCGACGGAAAATCGGAACGAGTTTTCGTAAAAGAAATCCAAAGATTTCCTCACACAGGACAAATTCGTCATATTGACTTTTACAAAGTGACTCCAGGTAAAAAAATCCAAACAACTGTAGCGATCAAAACTTCAGGTGTTGCAAAAGGTTCAAAAGCCGGTGGTCAATTCGAACACTTAGTTCACGAAATCAAAGTGAAGTCTACTCCAGAAGATCTTACGGACGTGATCACTGTTGATGTAAGTGGTCTTGATGTTGGAATGATGATTAAAGTTTCTGAACTTCCACACCCAAAATCATGGGAAATCTTAGTGAATGGTGATCCGATTGTTGCATCATGTAACAAAACGAAAGCGATCCTAGCAGCTGAACGTGCGGAAAAAGCAGAAGCTGATGCCAAAGGCAAACCAGCAGCTAAAAAAGCGGCTAAGAAGTAA
- the ftsH gene encoding ATP-dependent zinc metalloprotease FtsH translates to MNKNIKTVFLFLLVFLVILATVYKGQDFAGKPDEISYSDFLNMVEPIEGKKPIGKITSKDGKDISSKQQIIIDKELIEGWYIPENSKDNKPKPFKTNVAQVNDDLVTKLRKSRLSFTAKSTEENKFWSVVSGIIPWLFALGIIWFIMMRQLQASGNKAFTFGKSRAKMNVDPKVKVTFNDVAGCEEAKVELLEIIEFLKDPKKFQAIGARIPKGVLLVGPPGTGKTLLAKAVAGEAGVPFFSISGSDFVEMFVGVGASRVRDLFDQGKKNAPCIIFIDEIDAVGRLRGAGLGGGHDEREQTLNQMLVEMDGFEMNEGVIVMAATNRADVLDPALLRPGRFDRQVIVDLPDLKGREEILAVHAKKVPLVSDISLNSIARGTPGFTGADLANLINEAALLAARRNKKRVTQEELEEARDKVMMGPERKSMFISDKEKEMTAYHEAGHALLGTLLPYTEPVHKVTIIPRGRALGLTQSLPVEDRHSYRKNYCLDRIVMSMGGYIAEELIFGDPSNGSSNDIQQATNIARRMVCEWGMSEKLGTIHYGSGETSPFMGRDYGHTSKPYSEEFAAMIDQEVKRIIQTCLDKGRDLVKKNQKKLDSIAKALLAKETIDAQELMDIVQPSFDKYADSKSGLGAKKGKGASAAKPAYSS, encoded by the coding sequence ATGAATAAAAACATCAAAACCGTATTCCTATTTTTACTCGTATTCCTTGTCATTTTGGCAACGGTTTACAAAGGCCAAGACTTTGCCGGTAAACCCGACGAAATCAGTTATTCCGATTTTTTGAATATGGTAGAACCCATTGAAGGGAAAAAACCCATTGGGAAAATCACTTCTAAAGATGGGAAAGACATTTCATCTAAACAACAAATCATCATTGATAAAGAACTCATCGAAGGTTGGTACATTCCTGAAAATAGTAAGGACAACAAACCAAAACCATTCAAAACCAATGTAGCACAAGTGAACGATGATTTGGTGACAAAACTTCGTAAGTCACGCCTTAGTTTCACAGCAAAATCCACTGAAGAAAATAAATTTTGGAGCGTTGTATCAGGCATTATACCTTGGTTATTTGCTCTTGGGATCATTTGGTTCATCATGATGCGCCAACTCCAAGCATCTGGTAACAAAGCATTTACCTTTGGTAAATCTCGTGCCAAAATGAATGTCGATCCTAAAGTAAAAGTAACCTTTAATGATGTTGCTGGTTGTGAAGAAGCAAAAGTAGAACTACTCGAAATCATTGAATTTTTAAAAGATCCAAAAAAATTCCAAGCCATTGGTGCAAGGATTCCTAAAGGAGTTCTACTCGTTGGTCCTCCAGGTACTGGTAAAACCTTACTCGCAAAAGCAGTTGCTGGAGAAGCAGGTGTTCCGTTTTTTTCCATCTCTGGTTCTGACTTTGTGGAAATGTTTGTGGGTGTAGGTGCATCTCGTGTGCGCGATCTTTTTGACCAAGGAAAAAAGAATGCACCTTGTATCATCTTTATCGATGAGATTGATGCTGTGGGTCGACTTCGTGGTGCAGGCCTAGGTGGTGGACACGACGAAAGGGAACAGACCCTCAATCAGATGTTAGTTGAGATGGATGGATTCGAAATGAATGAAGGTGTCATCGTAATGGCGGCAACAAACCGCGCTGATGTCCTTGACCCAGCTCTCCTTCGTCCAGGTCGTTTTGACAGACAAGTGATTGTAGACCTTCCAGACTTAAAAGGCCGTGAAGAGATCTTAGCTGTTCACGCGAAAAAAGTGCCACTTGTTTCTGATATTTCTTTAAACTCGATTGCTCGCGGAACTCCTGGGTTTACTGGAGCAGATCTTGCGAACCTCATCAACGAAGCAGCCCTTCTTGCAGCACGACGTAACAAAAAACGTGTGACCCAAGAAGAACTCGAAGAAGCTCGTGATAAAGTGATGATGGGTCCAGAACGTAAGTCGATGTTCATCTCTGACAAAGAGAAAGAAATGACAGCTTACCATGAAGCGGGTCACGCTCTTCTTGGCACCTTACTGCCGTATACCGAACCAGTTCATAAAGTTACGATCATCCCACGCGGAAGAGCGCTTGGACTCACACAATCGCTTCCTGTAGAAGATAGACATTCGTATCGTAAAAACTATTGTTTGGATCGAATTGTGATGTCCATGGGAGGATACATCGCCGAAGAACTCATCTTTGGTGACCCATCCAATGGTTCTTCTAATGACATCCAACAAGCAACCAACATTGCGCGCCGTATGGTTTGTGAATGGGGTATGTCTGAAAAACTCGGAACCATTCATTACGGATCGGGAGAAACATCACCGTTTATGGGAAGGGACTATGGTCATACAAGTAAACCTTACTCAGAAGAATTTGCGGCGATGATTGACCAAGAAGTGAAACGAATCATCCAAACTTGTCTCGACAAAGGTCGTGATTTGGTGAAAAAGAACCAAAAGAAATTGGATTCCATTGCGAAAGCACTTCTTGCAAAAGAAACCATTGATGCACAGGAACTTATGGACATTGTCCAACCATCCTTTGATAAATATGCGGATTCCAAATCGGGACTCGGTGCAAAAAAAGGCAAAGGTGCTTCTGCTGCAAAACCAGCTTATTCTTCATAA
- a CDS encoding ribose-phosphate diphosphokinase yields the protein MNPSEVVVFSGNANRPLAEEICKNLGIPNGQISVKRFSDGESSVKIEENVRGRDVFVVQSISYPANDSLMELLLIIDAARRASARRITAVIPYYGYGRQDRKVEPRVPISARMVADLIETVGPDRVLTMDLHADQIQGFFRIPVDHLYFSPVLAEYINSLGMDDLVIVSPDSGGAERARNFGKKVNGSLAIIDKRRPKANESVVMHVIGDIKDKNCLLLDDMIDTGGTIAKAAIALYENGAKSVLCCASHGVLSGEAPSKLNEANFKQIVLSNSIAIPESKKINHLKTLSIAPLFAKAIERIHNEESISSLFS from the coding sequence ATGAATCCTAGTGAAGTCGTAGTATTTTCTGGTAATGCAAATAGACCTTTAGCAGAAGAAATCTGCAAAAACTTAGGCATTCCTAATGGTCAAATTTCGGTGAAACGATTTTCTGACGGAGAAAGTTCTGTCAAAATCGAAGAAAACGTTCGTGGCCGTGATGTATTTGTAGTTCAATCCATTAGTTACCCAGCAAACGACAGTTTGATGGAACTTTTACTCATTATCGATGCTGCAAGAAGAGCTTCTGCTCGTCGTATCACTGCTGTCATTCCTTATTATGGTTATGGACGCCAAGACAGAAAGGTAGAACCGCGGGTTCCCATTTCTGCTCGTATGGTTGCTGATCTAATCGAAACAGTTGGACCTGATCGTGTTCTCACGATGGACCTGCATGCGGACCAAATCCAAGGATTCTTTCGCATTCCAGTCGACCATTTGTATTTTTCACCAGTACTCGCAGAGTACATCAACTCACTGGGGATGGATGATCTTGTGATTGTATCTCCAGATTCAGGTGGAGCAGAACGTGCTCGTAATTTTGGTAAAAAAGTAAACGGATCTCTGGCGATCATCGACAAACGTAGACCAAAAGCAAACGAGTCGGTTGTGATGCATGTGATCGGTGACATCAAAGACAAAAATTGTTTGTTACTCGATGACATGATTGATACCGGTGGAACCATTGCCAAAGCAGCAATAGCACTCTATGAAAATGGAGCTAAATCTGTTTTGTGTTGTGCATCCCACGGAGTATTGTCTGGTGAAGCGCCATCAAAACTCAATGAGGCCAATTTTAAACAAATTGTTCTCTCCAATTCCATCGCCATTCCCGAGAGCAAAAAAATAAATCACTTGAAAACGCTCTCTATCGCCCCACTCTTTGCAAAAGCCATCGAGCGGATTCATAACGAAGAATCAATCTCTAGTCTGTTTTCATAA
- a CDS encoding EVE domain-containing protein: MKYWLFKTEPDVFSIDDLIREKLSYWEGVRNYQARNYLRDEVKLGDLVLFYHSRLEPPGVVGIAEVAKEASPDPYQFDPNHKYFDPKLKGTEPRWFGVHLKPHTKFDELISLDLLKKTKGLEKMVVTQKGSRLSIQPVTKKEFEIVTKLAGVTVK; the protein is encoded by the coding sequence ATGAAGTATTGGCTCTTCAAAACAGAACCAGATGTCTTTTCCATAGACGACCTAATACGAGAAAAACTCTCGTATTGGGAGGGAGTCAGAAATTACCAAGCACGTAATTATCTTCGCGATGAAGTGAAGTTAGGTGACTTGGTTCTGTTTTATCACAGTCGCTTAGAACCACCAGGTGTTGTAGGCATCGCAGAAGTAGCAAAAGAAGCAAGTCCTGACCCCTACCAATTTGATCCAAATCACAAATACTTTGATCCTAAACTGAAAGGTACGGAACCAAGATGGTTTGGTGTTCACCTCAAACCTCATACAAAATTTGATGAACTGATCTCACTTGATCTTTTGAAAAAAACAAAAGGTTTAGAAAAGATGGTAGTGACCCAAAAAGGATCGAGATTATCGATCCAACCGGTCACCAAAAAAGAATTTGAGATTGTTACAAAACTAGCAGGCGTTACTGTAAAATAA
- a CDS encoding sugar phosphate nucleotidyltransferase, whose translation MNLHNTVTAVILAAGKGTRMKSELPKVAVVLNESPLLLHVLRNIESAGIGRKVVVVGYRKDIVTDIAKSFPGVEFAEQTEQLGTGHAVISAEKQLAPYTGYTIVACGDAPLISASSFSNLIEHHKTNGYVATVLSAKMENPTGYGRIIRSSDDGSLLRIVEEKDASTEEKAVNEVNTGTYCFNTEDLFGALKQIGNNNAQKEYYLTDVIKIFRNEGKKVGAQTLTNALESHGINSPDDLALAKQYIDNGLVGV comes from the coding sequence ATGAACCTACATAATACTGTAACTGCTGTTATTTTGGCGGCGGGGAAAGGAACTCGAATGAAGAGTGAGCTTCCCAAGGTTGCGGTTGTACTGAACGAATCTCCACTTTTACTCCACGTTCTTCGTAATATCGAATCCGCCGGCATAGGCCGAAAGGTTGTTGTTGTCGGTTACCGCAAAGATATTGTCACAGACATTGCAAAATCCTTTCCAGGTGTTGAGTTTGCAGAGCAGACAGAACAACTAGGAACTGGACATGCAGTGATTTCTGCAGAGAAACAACTCGCACCATATACTGGTTATACGATTGTTGCTTGTGGAGATGCACCACTGATATCAGCATCCTCATTTTCAAATCTCATCGAACACCATAAAACCAATGGTTATGTAGCAACAGTTCTTTCCGCAAAAATGGAAAACCCTACTGGTTACGGTCGTATCATTCGGTCTTCGGATGATGGAAGTTTACTTCGCATAGTAGAAGAAAAAGATGCCAGTACCGAAGAAAAAGCCGTAAACGAAGTGAATACCGGCACTTATTGTTTTAATACTGAAGATCTTTTTGGAGCACTCAAACAAATTGGAAACAATAATGCACAAAAAGAATATTACCTCACTGATGTGATTAAGATTTTCCGAAATGAAGGGAAAAAGGTTGGAGCACAAACTTTAACCAATGCTTTAGAAAGTCATGGAATCAATTCTCCTGATGATTTGGCACTTGCGAAACAATATATAGATAATGGGTTGGTTGGAGTATGA
- a CDS encoding SLC13 family permease yields MIRAGLLFSTLSIFPAIFGFYQSWLGLTPAQEINLAIALVVSFLWVTELIPLYVTGFLVLFLELVWLIPGWGPGAPKTITFLSCYFSETILLFLGGFVISSAISFYGLDVSIAKFVIKNTKGSAFFLVLSLGLATAFLSCWMNNTATAAMMLGLVSSMMKSLDETSPLRKSILFMVPFSANLGGIGTPVGTLPNVIGIAYLQEKGFHIGFLDWMAFAFPVFILSVLALAGILYIVYLKKEKSIQSIRLIQVREENTSVSSQRKLISIMIILITILGWISSDWHGISNGTVALFPVIVFFGFSLLDLKEFRNLSWDVLILMGGGIALGKAFEETGLAKHFVTLLMLGDSSQLGLFLFFSILSLFLSCFLSNTSVANLILPITMGLPTDLILPAAIGATIGASLAMPLPVSTPPNALAFSYGGIRSLEMVKIGGSISIVAWVFFTVVGGFLLHQLHIVDFSKF; encoded by the coding sequence ATGATTCGAGCAGGCCTTCTATTTTCGACTCTTTCCATTTTTCCAGCCATCTTTGGCTTTTACCAATCGTGGCTCGGACTCACCCCCGCCCAAGAAATCAATTTAGCAATTGCACTAGTTGTTTCCTTCCTTTGGGTCACAGAACTCATCCCATTATATGTCACAGGATTTTTGGTTCTTTTTTTAGAGTTGGTCTGGTTAATTCCAGGTTGGGGACCAGGTGCTCCAAAAACGATTACTTTTCTATCCTGTTATTTTTCGGAAACCATCTTACTCTTCTTAGGTGGATTTGTGATCTCAAGTGCGATTAGTTTTTATGGTCTAGATGTGAGCATTGCTAAATTTGTGATCAAAAATACGAAAGGTTCAGCATTTTTTCTAGTTTTATCATTAGGTCTTGCCACCGCCTTTTTGTCCTGCTGGATGAACAATACGGCAACAGCTGCCATGATGTTAGGACTTGTCTCTTCCATGATGAAATCCTTGGATGAGACTAGCCCTTTACGAAAATCAATTTTATTTATGGTACCATTTTCCGCAAACCTAGGTGGGATTGGAACACCAGTCGGAACCCTTCCGAATGTGATTGGCATTGCCTATTTACAAGAAAAAGGTTTTCACATTGGATTTTTAGATTGGATGGCGTTTGCATTTCCTGTCTTCATCCTTTCCGTTTTGGCTCTCGCTGGAATTTTGTACATTGTGTACTTAAAGAAAGAAAAATCCATCCAATCAATTCGATTGATCCAAGTGCGAGAGGAAAACACTTCTGTTTCTTCCCAGAGAAAACTTATCTCGATTATGATCATTCTAATCACAATTCTCGGATGGATAAGTTCTGATTGGCATGGAATTTCCAATGGAACTGTTGCATTATTTCCAGTGATTGTTTTTTTTGGATTTTCCCTTTTGGATCTAAAGGAATTTCGAAATTTATCCTGGGATGTTTTAATCCTTATGGGAGGTGGAATTGCCCTAGGAAAAGCATTTGAAGAAACTGGACTTGCCAAACATTTTGTTACCTTGCTAATGTTAGGTGACTCAAGTCAGTTAGGATTGTTTTTATTTTTTTCAATTTTGTCTTTGTTTCTCTCTTGTTTTCTCAGTAACACAAGTGTTGCAAATTTGATCTTACCAATCACAATGGGACTTCCTACGGACCTCATTTTACCGGCGGCCATTGGCGCAACCATCGGTGCCTCTCTCGCGATGCCATTACCTGTCTCAACTCCTCCTAATGCATTGGCTTTCAGTTATGGTGGCATTCGGAGTTTAGAAATGGTAAAAATCGGTGGGTCCATTTCCATCGTGGCATGGGTCTTTTTTACCGTTGTGGGAGGATTCCTTTTGCACCAATTACACATTGTGGATTTTTCTAAGTTTTAA
- a CDS encoding 1-acyl-sn-glycerol-3-phosphate acyltransferase — translation MQITYNDLKQAVLGSGPMGIIIASILAEKYDSITLWIPDKEFVELLKKRRQTEIMGKTIELPDHIDIVSSLDAFGRDDWAFHIAVPSRSFLDSVHSLIEVLEPFNNYVFSFLTKGILDSKNRKKTGFITYSQYLQNYLSERNFNNASVAVVNGPSLLGEILEEKFSFFNIGSSDKFTAEYLAEVYTSHFINTSVTDDVIGMEIVGVAKNPMAIASGIVSLLPRYGSNLLGEILSVGFQEVRDLAMRYGARPDTVMGRSGLADFITTATSNKSRNRGFGQKIVGELLSGGEKLSIKDRIEIFFAPRSFIERESTKWHDNVEGTYALSILIELANEIRLPFTLHRTLFDVLTRKQPPGSLIDLICGKKTEAKNIPLVVQKKVGLNLTSGIDFHNLLVDRILKQISNVPGTISRVKKQSSAVIESTQKRLTKAKRKKQKLEEVKFESEIEIWQRFQNCQKDEELTSIKELVRFYVNEIADNYSPTVRESVLRFVAPIRLFSGGFLKGSMIPHIGGKTEVVKALSSKYNLLYAPTHRSHLDSVEVAYSLFHLGLPVPRYAAGINLMSNPFWEWMLKSLGAYAVDRERTRNSLYLECLTLYSQVMLEQGIPSLVYPEGTRSRTGAIVPVKTGLLTTAVNAFRSSGTEIVIVPISVSYETVPEDNQFCNIPEELGMAGFLAKRSNVYVEFCDPIPISEYAHTEDPTIELSYRITKGWKQYHKILPNQIVAKILVENDYSVEVSQSTMLIEDFISRHEGNYLIRDPEEIWEKGKKILEKRKMIEEANRIVHSKNDALLLYYASMIPEDEDKKY, via the coding sequence ATGCAAATAACCTATAACGACTTAAAACAAGCAGTTTTGGGTAGTGGCCCAATGGGTATCATTATCGCTTCCATACTGGCTGAAAAGTATGATTCTATCACTTTATGGATTCCTGACAAAGAATTTGTAGAACTGCTAAAGAAGCGCCGCCAAACAGAAATTATGGGAAAGACAATTGAACTTCCCGATCACATTGACATCGTGTCAAGTTTAGATGCATTTGGGCGAGACGATTGGGCATTTCATATTGCAGTTCCTTCCCGATCCTTTTTGGACAGTGTCCACAGTCTCATTGAAGTATTGGAACCATTTAATAATTATGTGTTTTCCTTTTTGACAAAAGGAATTTTAGATTCTAAAAATCGTAAAAAAACAGGATTCATCACTTACTCTCAATATTTACAAAACTACTTAAGTGAAAGGAATTTTAATAATGCTTCAGTGGCTGTAGTTAACGGACCTTCTCTTTTAGGCGAAATCTTAGAAGAAAAATTCAGTTTTTTTAATATTGGTTCATCTGATAAATTCACAGCTGAATATTTAGCTGAAGTTTATACATCCCATTTCATAAACACTTCTGTTACAGATGATGTGATTGGAATGGAAATTGTGGGAGTGGCAAAAAATCCAATGGCGATTGCCAGTGGAATTGTATCCTTACTGCCTCGTTATGGATCCAACTTACTTGGTGAAATACTTTCAGTGGGTTTCCAAGAAGTAAGAGACCTTGCCATGCGTTACGGTGCAAGACCTGACACTGTGATGGGTAGGTCTGGACTCGCAGATTTTATCACAACTGCAACAAGTAACAAAAGTCGAAACAGAGGGTTTGGTCAGAAGATTGTCGGTGAACTATTGTCAGGTGGAGAGAAATTAAGCATCAAAGATCGAATTGAAATCTTTTTTGCTCCTCGTTCCTTCATCGAGAGAGAATCTACCAAATGGCATGATAACGTAGAAGGAACCTACGCACTGAGCATTCTCATTGAACTTGCCAATGAAATTCGCCTTCCCTTTACCCTTCATAGAACATTATTTGATGTATTAACCCGTAAACAACCACCTGGTTCACTTATCGATTTAATCTGTGGTAAAAAAACAGAAGCAAAGAACATTCCACTTGTCGTTCAAAAAAAAGTTGGGCTTAATCTAACCTCTGGAATTGATTTTCATAATCTATTAGTAGATCGAATCTTAAAACAAATCAGCAATGTTCCAGGTACCATTAGCAGAGTGAAAAAACAATCGTCTGCTGTGATTGAATCAACGCAAAAACGACTTACAAAAGCAAAACGTAAAAAACAAAAACTAGAAGAAGTTAAGTTTGAATCAGAAATCGAAATTTGGCAACGTTTCCAAAATTGCCAAAAAGATGAAGAACTCACTTCCATCAAAGAGTTGGTTCGTTTTTATGTAAACGAAATCGCTGATAATTATAGCCCAACTGTACGTGAATCTGTTTTACGTTTTGTTGCACCGATTCGATTGTTTTCTGGTGGTTTTCTCAAAGGTTCAATGATCCCACATATAGGTGGTAAAACGGAAGTTGTAAAGGCTCTCTCCTCCAAATACAATTTGTTATACGCACCTACTCACAGATCACATTTAGATTCGGTTGAAGTGGCATATTCTCTATTTCATTTAGGATTACCAGTCCCTCGTTATGCGGCAGGTATCAATTTAATGTCCAATCCATTCTGGGAGTGGATGTTAAAATCGTTGGGTGCTTATGCAGTGGATCGAGAACGAACTAGGAATAGTTTGTATCTCGAATGTTTGACATTATATTCACAAGTGATGCTTGAACAAGGAATTCCATCTTTAGTTTATCCTGAAGGAACAAGATCAAGAACAGGTGCAATTGTACCAGTAAAAACGGGACTACTAACTACGGCAGTGAATGCATTTCGAAGTTCAGGGACGGAGATTGTGATCGTACCGATCTCAGTCTCATATGAAACAGTTCCTGAAGATAACCAGTTTTGCAATATACCAGAAGAACTTGGGATGGCAGGATTTTTAGCAAAACGATCCAATGTTTACGTTGAATTTTGTGACCCGATCCCAATATCGGAATATGCACATACAGAAGATCCCACCATTGAATTGAGTTATCGCATCACAAAAGGTTGGAAACAATACCATAAGATTTTACCAAACCAAATTGTTGCCAAGATATTAGTAGAGAATGATTATTCAGTAGAAGTTTCTCAAAGTACAATGTTAATTGAAGACTTTATTTCAAGACATGAAGGTAATTATTTGATACGGGATCCTGAAGAAATTTGGGAGAAGGGTAAAAAGATTTTAGAAAAACGTAAAATGATAGAAGAGGCAAATCGAATTGTTCATTCTAAAAATGATGCTCTTCTATTGTATTACGCGAGTATGATTCCTGAAGATGAAGACAAAAAATACTAA
- the pth gene encoding aminoacyl-tRNA hydrolase yields the protein MKLIVGLGNPGDKYNNNRSNIGFKILDVIANNIGIEIKTKKKKSLIGRGDFEGDEVVLLKPQTFSELSGESVLYIASFLKIQVKDIVVIHEDVGLELGQIVVTKGGENDTNPGVNSISVSLRSPNFIRIRIGVLNSSYNPKKREDFLREDFEPLENLSLIQIINDAEAAIRSISMGDIDEVIQKYHL from the coding sequence ATGAAGTTAATTGTAGGGCTGGGAAATCCTGGCGATAAATATAACAACAATCGATCTAACATTGGTTTTAAGATTCTTGATGTCATTGCGAACAACATTGGCATCGAAATCAAAACTAAAAAGAAAAAATCACTCATTGGACGAGGTGACTTTGAAGGGGACGAAGTGGTTTTACTCAAACCACAAACCTTCAGCGAACTCTCTGGTGAGTCTGTCCTCTACATTGCCTCCTTTCTCAAAATCCAAGTCAAAGACATCGTCGTGATCCACGAAGATGTGGGACTGGAACTAGGCCAAATCGTCGTCACAAAAGGTGGCGAAAATGACACAAATCCCGGGGTAAACTCGATTTCTGTCTCATTACGTTCTCCTAACTTCATTCGCATTCGGATCGGCGTTCTTAATTCCAGCTACAATCCGAAAAAAAGAGAAGATTTTTTACGTGAAGATTTTGAGCCTTTAGAGAACCTGAGTTTGATACAGATCATCAATGACGCTGAAGCGGCGATTCGTTCGATTTCCATGGGGGATATCGACGAAGTGATTCAGAAATATCACCTTTGA
- a CDS encoding CAP domain-containing protein: MKLHTNNHQTPLPKGIKTSLLGVSFLALFVFTLCKSPEVKKAPVVVVEEPKKVEEVIEKQDPNLAFLESIEDGRELPDSDKWKVEQYESFNEDTFPSYGPANATIDFAKVDYPLLNAAIFYVTSKERKQLGLRPFKYSERCEQAAFGHAQDMVTYDFYSHTSTVNGKETLKDRLDLVGVSETYSAENIINAFGIQYQSGRPVFTPAQNGGQFFSYTKAGTPIPNHTYLSLAKAVVEVWFNSPGHRKNILNPEFNYMGAGAYFYKDKKFFDVDKVKAVQVFTGKP, translated from the coding sequence ATGAAATTACACACAAACAATCACCAAACACCACTACCAAAAGGAATAAAAACTTCTCTGCTTGGAGTTAGTTTTTTAGCTCTCTTTGTTTTCACTTTGTGCAAATCTCCAGAAGTCAAAAAGGCTCCTGTCGTCGTAGTGGAAGAACCAAAAAAAGTAGAAGAGGTGATTGAAAAACAAGATCCTAACTTAGCATTTTTAGAAAGTATAGAAGATGGAAGGGAACTTCCCGATTCCGACAAATGGAAAGTAGAACAATATGAGTCTTTTAATGAGGATACATTTCCATCCTATGGCCCTGCAAATGCGACAATTGATTTTGCAAAAGTAGACTATCCTTTGTTAAATGCTGCTATATTTTATGTAACATCTAAAGAAAGAAAACAATTGGGCTTACGACCATTTAAGTATTCAGAACGATGTGAACAAGCTGCCTTTGGACATGCTCAGGACATGGTGACTTATGATTTTTATTCCCATACAAGCACTGTGAATGGTAAAGAAACACTAAAGGATCGTTTGGATTTGGTAGGTGTTTCTGAAACCTATTCCGCTGAAAATATCATCAATGCTTTTGGAATCCAATACCAAAGTGGACGACCTGTTTTCACACCTGCACAAAATGGTGGTCAATTCTTTAGTTATACAAAGGCAGGAACACCTATTCCAAACCATACATACTTAAGCTTAGCTAAAGCTGTGGTGGAAGTATGGTTCAATTCTCCAGGGCACAGAAAGAACATCCTCAATCCAGAGTTTAATTATATGGGAGCAGGGGCTTATTTTTATAAGGATAAAAAATTCTTTGATGTAGACAAAGTCAAAGCAGTACAGGTTTTCACAGGAAAACCTTAA